The Natranaeroarchaeum aerophilus genomic interval TCAAACGAGCCGTCACCCACCCGAATTAACTCACGTATGGCGATTCACCAAAGCCGGTGATTTTTAACAGCGGTTTATTTTAAATCCTTGCCCGTTTCCCCATCTATCTCGACCCATCTCATTTTATATTGACCGGAGTTTGAATAGTCCTATAACTGCACTCCGTATTTCGCACGGTCACAAACGCTATTTACCGAACAAGTTTTCAAGATGCCGCTAAATCTCTCGTGCTTGCGACCAGTCCAAGGTGTGTAAACTAAGTCTATACTGGGAGGAATCCTAACCGCAAAATCGTATTGATGCAGTTTTTCGAGTAAGTTCATATCCATATTGCAGTAGAGAAGATCGGATCTGCCGATAGGAGGGATCTCAGCAATGCTTCTTGAGCTGGTCTTTAGTTTTAAGTATAAGTCCACTCCAGTAGATTATGTTGGAACCTAGATAATTCGCCTAAACGGTGGACAGGTGCTGCCACACCTGCCCTGGGTTTCACAGCGAGAGGCCGATCAACCCATGAAAACCAACGCAGACGTTCGTAATGAAGACTGTGGCATCGTGACCGGGGTCGAGAACCAATGACTCCATCAGTTGCACCTGACTTTGATGAAAAACCACCTTCAGGAGAGACGCTTTCACATATTTTTCATCTTCTCCAATCAGAGCGTCGCCGTCGAGTCATATGGTATCTCACCCACTTGAAGTCAAATGAAACCGTGACAGTCCGCAGGCTGGCGAAAAACGTTGCATCTGCTGAGCAGAACATGCCGATTCCCGAGATCCCGAACGAGGACTACCGACCTGTGTATACGAATCTTGTTCAGCACCATCTGCCAGCGCTGGCGGATGCAGATGCAATTGATTTCA includes:
- a CDS encoding DUF7344 domain-containing protein; translated protein: MTPSVAPDFDEKPPSGETLSHIFHLLQSERRRRVIWYLTHLKSNETVTVRRLAKNVASAEQNMPIPEIPNEDYRPVYTNLVQHHLPALADADAIDFNADRKVVTPGQNLNALSVVAGITIPVIALLRSETVNK